The stretch of DNA CTGGGACCTATCAGTTTATTTCATGTCTTTGGCCTTTGAGGAACTGCTTGAAAATTGGCCAAAACTACTGACCATGCAAGAACGGTTGGAAGGTATGTGTGAAACCATATTCCTGTGCCTTGGGGTATGTGGTCTCACTGCTGGAGGGGATTAACCATTTAACAAATGTATATCTGCTCCAGATGTTGGCCTTGGATTTGCTCATGTCTGTGACCTGTTACTGCAAGTGGGTTTGTAGGCACCaacttttcctgttttgctgGATGAGAGCTACCTGTCCCCCTTAGCTGCACAGCAGACGGTGGTAGATGAGTTTGTGTGTGAGTCTGCATCTGTTGTTAGGGAGTCTGGCCAACTTAGTTATTTTGCCTTGCATCACTTGCATTTGGCTTGGCTGAGATAATTCAGTCAGAAGCAGGTGTCCCTGTCTGCACTGACCCAGTGTTTTGGGGTGGTGTTAGAGGGCACTCAGATTCTGTCATGGTTTTTAGATCAGCTGAATGGTCCCTGGCTGATTTTCACAAGGTTTGCTCTGTGGTGCTCCAGGCACTCTGGCCTGGCTGATAATCTTTAATCTTGCCACGCTAGGGCTTCCCACAGCAgatattttcttcacagaagctaAGTCTTCCTTTCCCAACTTGTACTGTTGTGCAACATTGCTGACTTTTAATAGCTTCACTCAAAAGGTAACTCTGTGCGATTGCCAGATTCCTGTATTTCCAATCCATCAAGTGTTTGTGTGGTCCTTAATGGTGAAAGTTGTGATGGAAATGTAGTATCTCTTGACTTCCTTTACAGAGTGAGGAGGATTCCTCTTTCCTCTGGTATCTGCTGTGTGTTTGTAGGCTAGCAGTGGAATTCCAGAGTGACCCCATGGCCCAGGAGAACGCTTTCACTGCCCCCAACTCCAAGAGCAAGGACACACTGAGCAACTTCTCTGAGTTCCTGTTAAGGATTTGTGACAGTCTCTGCATCCCCATGGTCATGGTATGGTTTCTTTTGAACTTGGTCTATTCCTTGGGTACCTAGAAAGGTGCTTGAAAGCACCAAGAGTGGGTTGCACAAGTGGTTTTGGGGGAAGAGAGCATGCCACCTCTCCAGAGTCAAATGTGGCATTGTACAGTTCATGCAAAATGGGAGCTTACCGTCTCAGAGGGTGGAGAAATTCATAAAGCTTCCATGTAGGTGGCAGTGTCTTTCTTCAGACTGTGCAATCCCCATAGCCTACCTGCCATGCTATCTAATCCATGGCAGCTCTCGATgttgcagaaaatgaaagagtGCTTGAACTGTTGTTTCTCCTTCTGCCACTTTTTCAAAACTTGCCTGTGTCCTGGAAAGCAGTGGTATTTTGCGCCTGCAGTTTCATTTTCACACTTCTTTCCAGAAGGTATTGAGGAGGCTGCCCAGTCTACACAGCAAAGGCAGTACTAAGCATTGTCCCTCAGTAAGGCCAGGGACATGGTTTAAAAAGCAGCCGTGGAGAGTCATGTGTGCTTTAGTGCTCCATACAGACCTGTTACTAAGACACTTTGAGGAGAGTTGTCAAAGCAATGGGACTCTGGTTGTGGTTCTAAATGTTGAGTACATTTTGCTTGTGCAAAGGTCACAGGTTCAGCTGTATGGATTCTTGCCATTGTTAGGAGCTTggaggtgttttgttttgcatttttttaaccaaTCTCTTGGTAGGCAGCTGCAGTGGCATTGCTGTTCTCCtccctgaagggagggtgcagtGCATGCGCATTTTGGCAAAGCTGGAGTCAGTGTGCTCACTTTCTTGCTCACTGAACTTGGGTAAAAATCAACGGACTGTGAGAAAATTGTCCAGTGACCTTCTACAAGAGTGAGTCGAGTCATTCTGTTCTAAACAGTTTAGGACTGGACCCTGTAGAGAGCTTAAAAGCCTGTGTTTGCCACTACTCAATAAAGTGCTGAAGCACAGGTGTTAAGTGTTACTGAAGTCAGCTGCTCTTAAGCATATGTCTTATGTTGTATGCCACGCTGGAGAATTAGCCATCTGACCTGTAAGCGCAGTTACTTCCAGGGCAGTATGGGCAGTAAAGTCAGTTGCTGTGCATTAAGGCCTAACCAGTTGCCAGCTGGAATCGGGAAGAAGCTTCTTGTTTGATGTAATGTCTTGCAGAGTTAGCAGCTCGTAACGTTGGCAGAGGGGAGTGTTAGTTGCTTTCAAAGTGCTTTGTAGGCCTGTGTACTTGCTGCCAGGCATTTTGGTAGAAGAACTGTTACTCCACTTCTTTGGATTTAGAAATCTAACTTTCTGGGTGGGCGGGAGGCAGGAAGAAAGCTGCTGGTTTCAGTGTTCATTGCATATCATGCACctgatcttttcttctttccGCAGAACTACATGGAAGGGGCTGTCAGCCCGTCAGTGGTGGAGGTTTTCATCTCAACACTTAATACCCTCTTTACAGTGCTGCCAAACATGCAGAATAAGTTCTCCAAAAAGCTGGGTATGGGGGTAGTGTGGGATCATGTTCTCTGTGCTCTTAACTTAACTGATGGAACTTGCTGCTACTGCATATTACTGAGGCAATGACCTTAACGAGACTTTATGTGGAGGATTATATTACATGTTTATATGAGTAAGAACAGAGTGTGCAGTCATGTTCAGCAGGATGAAAAAGTTATTTGGACTAGCAATGATGATGggacagattttattttagataaGTAAGTTGTGTCAGCTTTAGCCTTTCCTCTGGAATATTCAGAATTGGCTGTTCCTGTAGGCAGGGATTATGCTGGAATTGTTGGTGCAATTTTACTATGTAGAAATCCTATTTACTCAGTGTATTCCTTACTCTTTGCGCATCAGGGAGGTGATGTAGAGAATTCCTCTTTTCTAAACATGTGAAGCTGGCAAATCTTCCCTTCTTCTCCTGAGAAAACAAATGAATCTCAGATACTTCCCTCCAAACCAAACTCGGAGTAGTTTGCTTTGGGAGAGAAAGCCTAACAAATGTATTCTTACTGCAATGGCCTGCCCTGTTCACCAGGTTTGCATGGAGATGTGGAGATGGTTATGGGACCTGCCTAGTCTTTGCCCTTATCGTACACGTTCTGTACTCCTTcaacatttttgtcttgctttctgTCTAGCATCCTCCTCCTTCATCCGACTGACACTGGAGCTGAAGGCCAGATTTTGCTCTGTACAAAGGTATTGTGATGTGTGTATTGTGAGCAAGTCAAAAATTTCTGGATGGGAAAGCAGATCATGCCTAACCTAATGCATCTGATTAGGCAAGATGGGAGGCTGAAAGCCTCAAGAGTGGTTGTATCTTACTGGAAAATGTAAATGGTAACTGACAATGGAAAAGCTGGAtgtgggagaggggagaagcagcCGGGTAGGGAGCGGATGGATTTACACACTGTTGTGAGAATTCTGTGCTCCGTTGTGAGCTGCGCAGATAGAGGTAAAGCAGCCTGACTTTGGAGTAGTCAGATCAGTGGGTGTTTTGAAAAGAAGTAACAGTAGGATCAGTTCCATCGGAGCTCCGGCTTCCTAGGCACATACTACCACTATCTTTGTTCCTCATGGTGTGATAATGTATATGaaatgggagggaggaggaagaccTCAACAGCAGACATCACAAAGGGTCTTCTGTTGCAGAGGCTATGATTTCTAGGTTGAGGAGCACTTGGGCAGACTCTCTGTGGATGTGCAGAGATGTTTTACATCCTCTTTCCTGTGACTGCATCTCATTAAAAGAGTAAACAAAATACACAGCACCGCTAGTCCAGGTTACCACTGTGGAACTTAGAGTGAGGATGTTTGTGCCTGTGAATGGTGTGAGCGGGGAGTGATCTAAGCCTCTGAATACAGTAGTGTGGGGCACCAAGGGTGGTGCGTTACAGTGCAAAGATGTTTGGTTATGTCCTATTCTGCAAGGGAATAattggagagggagagaaataccTGGAAATAGAGCTGTTCTCATCCTTTTAGTTAATGTTTTGGCATTCTTCATTGTTCATCCCTGGAAACAGCATTGCTACAAAATCTCCTTACTGGTGTTTGCCAGTGGAATCGGGAGCCACTCTCAAACACCTCCCACTGTTCTCTGTGTTAGGGGTCCCGCCCTTACAGGACTCCCTGTGTATACCAGGTATGATGACTGTGAGAGTACCCCACTGCATTCATGTTGTCCCAAGGTATGTGAACACGTTCACTGTTGTCACCATGCACACCCGCCACATCTGTGAGCTGACTGTCCTTTGGGAACTCCTCATTTTCCTGGAAGCCCAGGTTGGCTCCTGGAGTCTTGTTGTGAATGGGGCAGGTGCTTGTATGTGATCATTCAGTAAGCTGAGGTTCTGTCAGGC from Harpia harpyja isolate bHarHar1 chromosome 6, bHarHar1 primary haplotype, whole genome shotgun sequence encodes:
- the LOC128142978 gene encoding meiosis inhibitor protein 1-like, with the protein product MEGAVSPSVVEVFISTLNTLFTVLPNMQNKFSKKLASSSFIRLTLELKARFCSVQSNPALNQACSSFLCSLCLSLYSATEERTSSQDGKFGERHKLLHLV